One part of the Halopenitus persicus genome encodes these proteins:
- a CDS encoding cupin domain-containing protein yields the protein MADDDVAAGTADDEASAAGTADDEASAVADGGAPSASVLQDPAALADADLDDWGVVDEPIEGESRTAGTVIHKGPDGRSESGVWTCTPGTWRCKVDRDEFCYFLEGRATYTHEDGTVIDIEPGTTVLFPAGWSGTCRVEETVRKVYMIR from the coding sequence ATGGCTGACGACGACGTGGCGGCGGGAACGGCTGACGACGAGGCGTCGGCGGCGGGAACGGCTGACGACGAGGCGTCGGCGGTGGCTGACGGCGGGGCGCCGTCCGCGAGCGTCCTCCAGGATCCGGCCGCCCTCGCGGACGCGGATCTCGATGACTGGGGCGTCGTCGACGAGCCGATCGAGGGCGAGTCGCGCACCGCCGGCACGGTCATCCACAAGGGCCCGGACGGTCGCTCCGAAAGCGGCGTGTGGACCTGCACCCCCGGCACGTGGCGGTGCAAGGTCGACCGCGACGAGTTCTGTTATTTCCTCGAGGGGCGGGCGACGTACACCCACGAGGACGGCACCGTGATCGATATCGAACCCGGGACCACGGTCCTGTTCCCGGCCGGCTGGAGCGGCACCTGTCGCGTCGAGGAGACGGTTCGGAAGGTGTATATGATCCGATGA
- a CDS encoding ABC transporter substrate-binding protein translates to MTRTRSSSRADPTPSNDRRGFLATLGAVGGLGTGLAGCLGDGGNGGGNGNGDGNGDGNGDGSGNGATQGSSGSGDQTLTILGYNFYYPDSIVEPFEEEHGVDVEVISLTTNSEAVGLMRTQYQGDVDVIGVTNNWVEPLWNADLVEPIPTDDMSHFGNLVERARTAPGCVIDGTQTAIPYAYGMTGPMYRTDVIDEEPDELSWDYLFDPETIESNDLDGRIAMRDWPIAAFANAGYYLGDDHPHPPSDLEACRDALEGAFPSYRTLWSTQDQHLKLIANEEVVVQHGWDLTGFLAMDQGHPVEMAVPPAGTDGYADAHQLAADAPNPDLAVEFMDHYSSPDASIQQMRNAGNLPINLDARDDMTETERDHRSVVLENEDRLRMRRYFGDEELETAQQMWQELKG, encoded by the coding sequence ATGACAAGAACGCGATCGTCGAGTCGCGCAGATCCGACGCCGTCGAACGACAGGCGTGGATTCCTCGCGACGCTCGGTGCGGTTGGCGGATTGGGAACGGGACTCGCCGGCTGCCTGGGAGACGGTGGAAACGGGGGCGGGAACGGAAACGGTGACGGGAACGGGGACGGAAACGGCGACGGGAGCGGAAACGGCGCGACCCAGGGAAGCAGCGGATCCGGGGACCAAACCCTGACCATCCTCGGGTACAACTTCTACTACCCGGACTCGATCGTCGAGCCGTTCGAGGAGGAACACGGCGTCGACGTCGAGGTGATCAGCCTGACGACGAACTCCGAGGCGGTCGGCCTGATGCGGACGCAGTATCAGGGCGACGTCGACGTGATCGGCGTGACCAACAACTGGGTCGAGCCGCTCTGGAACGCCGACCTCGTCGAACCGATCCCGACCGACGACATGAGCCACTTCGGGAACCTGGTCGAGCGCGCACGGACCGCCCCGGGGTGTGTCATCGACGGGACGCAGACCGCGATCCCGTACGCGTACGGGATGACCGGGCCGATGTACCGCACCGACGTCATCGACGAGGAGCCGGACGAGCTCTCCTGGGACTACCTGTTCGACCCGGAAACGATCGAGTCCAACGACCTCGACGGGCGGATCGCGATGCGCGACTGGCCGATCGCGGCCTTCGCCAACGCGGGATACTACCTCGGGGACGACCATCCACACCCGCCGAGCGACCTCGAGGCCTGTCGGGACGCCCTGGAGGGAGCCTTCCCCTCCTACCGCACGCTCTGGTCGACGCAGGACCAGCACCTGAAGCTGATCGCCAACGAGGAGGTCGTCGTCCAACACGGGTGGGACCTCACCGGCTTCCTGGCGATGGACCAGGGCCATCCCGTCGAGATGGCCGTTCCGCCGGCGGGGACCGACGGCTACGCGGACGCCCACCAGCTCGCCGCGGACGCGCCCAATCCGGACCTCGCGGTCGAGTTCATGGACCACTACTCCTCGCCGGACGCGTCGATCCAGCAGATGCGAAACGCGGGGAACCTCCCGATCAACCTCGACGCGCGCGACGACATGACCGAAACCGAGCGCGATCACCGGTCGGTCGTCCTCGAGAACGAGGACCGGCTCCGGATGCGCCGCTACTTCGGCGACGAGGAGCTCGAAACCGCCCAGCAGATGTGGCAGGAGCTCAAGGGATAG
- a CDS encoding ABC transporter permease has product MARKSAIGTLGDTVDARVPSDLDVTRWLAGFTIAFLYVPMALVIVMSFNANDLGFFPLTGFTLEWYRDLAADAEFWSALWLSVRLMVASAVVATLLALPAAYGFSRLEANDAGDWIRWLIGSLLLPMFIPVIFIGIALLLYLSVIGIDFGFLSVLVGHVIYVFPYTFLIIYAAVRSFPPAITEAGRDLGATRAETFVLVVLPQIFPSVVSGFIFAMLLSLNEFIITFMVSGPDTFTMPLLIFDRLRRHLTPEMNAIGAMLLLSGLLVAVFAARFDPRID; this is encoded by the coding sequence ATGGCGCGAAAATCCGCGATCGGAACGCTGGGCGATACCGTCGATGCCCGGGTCCCGTCGGACCTGGACGTCACCCGCTGGCTGGCCGGGTTCACGATCGCGTTCCTCTACGTTCCGATGGCGCTCGTGATCGTGATGTCGTTCAACGCCAACGACCTCGGGTTCTTCCCGCTGACCGGGTTCACTCTGGAGTGGTACCGGGATCTGGCGGCGGACGCCGAGTTCTGGAGTGCGCTGTGGTTGTCCGTTCGGCTGATGGTCGCCAGCGCGGTGGTCGCCACGCTGCTCGCCCTTCCCGCCGCATACGGATTCTCGCGGTTGGAGGCGAACGACGCCGGCGACTGGATCCGGTGGCTCATCGGATCGCTGTTGTTGCCGATGTTCATCCCGGTCATCTTCATCGGGATCGCGCTGCTGTTGTACCTCTCGGTCATCGGTATCGACTTCGGGTTCCTCTCCGTGCTCGTCGGCCACGTGATCTACGTGTTCCCCTACACGTTCCTGATCATCTACGCCGCAGTGCGGTCCTTCCCGCCGGCGATCACCGAGGCGGGGCGCGATCTCGGCGCGACCCGCGCCGAGACGTTCGTCCTCGTCGTCCTCCCGCAGATCTTCCCGTCGGTCGTCTCGGGGTTCATCTTCGCGATGCTGCTCTCGCTCAACGAGTTCATCATCACGTTCATGGTGAGCGGTCCGGACACGTTCACGATGCCGCTTTTGATCTTCGACCGGCTTCGCCGCCACCTGACGCCGGAGATGAACGCCATCGGCGCGATGTTGCTGCTGTCGGGGCTGCTCGTGGCGGTGTTCGCGGCCCGGTTCGATCCCCGGATCGACTGA
- a CDS encoding ABC transporter permease yields the protein MKLPRIRSHGRGRTLRDLALTAPAVAVMVGIGLFSLVWAIYFSFWPMEGNLWNPGFSLEHYQALFDSTRTVAIFAKTLAKVLVIAVVTTAMAFPVAWYGGQTLDGRAGALFILVAIAPFWTNYIVRTWAWMLMLGDKGLINEVLTGVGAVAEPISLLYTEFAVIATMVYIYLPYSLFAMYGSVDAIPGSQIEAAYDLGSNRFEVLRYVILPLAMPGIVLSFVFIFGRAIGAYVTPELVGSPRTLWYGNVLVNQFKDSFNWPLGAAYSVVLFAFVLVVLAGLSRWLTLRKVMT from the coding sequence ATGAAGCTCCCGCGAATCCGCTCTCACGGCCGGGGTCGGACGCTCCGCGATCTCGCACTGACCGCGCCGGCAGTCGCCGTGATGGTCGGGATCGGGCTGTTCTCGCTCGTGTGGGCGATCTACTTCAGCTTCTGGCCGATGGAGGGGAACCTCTGGAATCCGGGCTTCTCGCTGGAGCACTACCAGGCGCTGTTCGACTCGACGCGGACGGTGGCGATCTTCGCCAAGACGCTGGCGAAGGTGCTCGTGATCGCGGTCGTCACGACCGCGATGGCGTTCCCGGTCGCGTGGTACGGCGGCCAGACGCTCGACGGGCGGGCCGGCGCGCTGTTCATCCTCGTCGCGATCGCCCCGTTCTGGACGAACTACATCGTCCGGACCTGGGCGTGGATGCTGATGCTCGGCGACAAGGGGCTCATCAACGAGGTGTTGACCGGGGTCGGCGCGGTCGCGGAGCCGATAAGCCTCCTGTACACCGAGTTCGCGGTGATCGCAACGATGGTGTACATCTACCTCCCGTACTCGCTGTTCGCGATGTACGGGTCCGTCGACGCCATCCCGGGCTCGCAGATCGAGGCGGCGTACGACCTCGGATCGAACCGGTTCGAGGTCCTTCGATACGTGATCCTGCCGCTCGCGATGCCCGGGATCGTCCTGTCGTTCGTCTTCATCTTCGGACGGGCGATCGGCGCGTACGTGACGCCCGAACTCGTCGGATCCCCCCGGACGTTGTGGTACGGGAACGTCCTCGTCAACCAGTTCAAGGACAGCTTCAACTGGCCGCTCGGGGCGGCGTATAGCGTCGTCCTGTTCGCGTTCGTCCTCGTGGTGCTGGCCGGGCTCTCGCGGTGGCTCACCCTTCGGAAGGTGATGACCTGA
- a CDS encoding ABC transporter ATP-binding protein, which produces MAAALTVDGVMKRFGDVVACDDVSFELERGEFFSLLGPSGSGKTTTLRIVSGFETQNDGTVHIDGQVVNDVPPNERDVNLVFQELALFSHLTVRENLAFGLKRDGVDAETIDARVAEYLELVDLEGYEDRDVRDMSGGQQQRVALARALIKEPPIVLLDEPLASLDRKLRKELRVELARIQSETGVTFFYVTHDQESAMSMSDRLAIMRDGTIQQIGTPEEVYDEPANPFVADFIGDANVFSGRIGVEDGVATLTDGDLSVPLPGVDAVGKATVVVRPEQVRLRGPDADGLPVRITNKEYHGSYTQYIAATADDRQIQIESTGTDFEIDDEASVTVADARVFQ; this is translated from the coding sequence ATGGCTGCGGCTCTCACGGTAGACGGTGTCATGAAGCGGTTCGGGGACGTGGTCGCCTGCGACGACGTGTCCTTCGAGCTGGAACGGGGGGAGTTCTTCTCGCTGCTCGGCCCGAGCGGCAGCGGCAAGACCACGACGCTCCGGATCGTCTCGGGGTTCGAGACGCAGAACGACGGCACCGTCCACATCGACGGCCAGGTCGTCAACGACGTGCCGCCGAACGAGCGGGACGTCAACCTGGTCTTCCAGGAGCTCGCGCTGTTCTCGCACCTGACGGTCCGTGAGAACCTGGCGTTCGGATTGAAACGCGACGGCGTCGACGCGGAGACGATCGACGCCCGCGTCGCCGAGTACCTCGAACTGGTCGACCTCGAGGGGTACGAGGACCGCGACGTCCGGGACATGTCCGGCGGCCAGCAGCAGCGCGTCGCGCTCGCCCGCGCGCTCATCAAGGAGCCGCCGATCGTGCTGCTCGACGAGCCGCTGGCGAGCCTCGACCGAAAGCTTCGCAAGGAGCTGCGGGTCGAGCTGGCCCGGATCCAGTCGGAGACCGGGGTCACGTTCTTTTACGTCACACACGACCAGGAGAGCGCGATGAGCATGTCGGACCGGCTCGCGATCATGCGCGACGGGACGATCCAGCAGATCGGAACGCCGGAGGAGGTGTACGACGAGCCGGCCAATCCGTTCGTCGCCGACTTCATCGGTGACGCGAACGTTTTCTCCGGCCGGATCGGCGTCGAGGACGGGGTCGCGACCCTCACGGACGGCGACCTCTCGGTTCCGCTTCCGGGCGTCGACGCGGTCGGCAAGGCGACCGTCGTCGTTCGTCCCGAACAGGTCCGCCTGCGCGGGCCGGACGCGGACGGCCTCCCGGTTCGGATCACGAACAAGGAGTACCACGGCTCCTACACGCAATACATCGCGGCGACCGCGGACGACCGTCAGATCCAGATCGAGTCCACCGGGACCGACTTCGAAATCGACGACGAGGCGTCGGTGACGGTCGCGGACGCACGGGTGTTTCAGTGA
- a CDS encoding aldehyde dehydrogenase family protein gives MTGFDPFGRQVFRENEFRESRSDGSLDVIDPATEEPVGEIAVCDPAEVESVVDRAVRAQADWERTDQTTRAAALHDVADAIESADHETDAKLMTREHGKPYPEAEGEIANVGPVFRYYAELARDDQGSIPGTTQPESFQFHRYFPYGVSVHIVPSNFPVLLTAWTVAASLAAGNAAIVKPSERTPLSTLRFMRHFSELPAGLVSCVTGDGETAQSLIRSADTDAIAFTGGVETGRKVNAAAAEGIKPSVIEAGGNDPMIVSEHAPMEVAIAGSATAAFHLSGQVCTSSERFFVHEAVHDEFVDGLVEMASGLRIGNGLEDAEIGPLVDERARDEVDRQVRSAVEAGATVEHGGRVPPDRDVGWFYEPTVLTDVTPEMEVMKAETFGPVAPICSVSSFEEALELANDTEFGLGASVFTTDLEEAMRSYEELEAGMVWVNNPMIDNDAIPFGGWKHSGIGRELGSEGLNAFRRTKMGVIDWNPSLQEWWYPYPDDWFYSSGGERF, from the coding sequence ATGACCGGGTTCGACCCCTTCGGCCGGCAGGTCTTTCGCGAAAACGAGTTCCGCGAGAGCCGGTCGGACGGCAGCCTGGACGTGATCGATCCCGCCACCGAGGAGCCGGTCGGCGAGATCGCCGTCTGTGACCCGGCGGAGGTCGAGTCGGTGGTCGACCGTGCCGTCCGGGCGCAGGCCGACTGGGAACGGACGGACCAGACGACCCGGGCCGCCGCGCTCCACGACGTCGCCGACGCGATCGAATCGGCCGACCACGAGACGGACGCGAAACTGATGACGCGGGAACACGGGAAGCCGTACCCGGAGGCGGAGGGCGAGATCGCCAACGTCGGTCCGGTCTTCCGCTATTACGCCGAGCTGGCGCGCGACGACCAGGGGTCGATCCCGGGCACCACGCAGCCGGAGTCGTTCCAGTTTCACCGGTATTTCCCCTACGGCGTCAGCGTCCACATCGTCCCCTCGAACTTCCCGGTCCTGCTGACGGCCTGGACGGTCGCAGCCTCGCTGGCGGCCGGCAACGCCGCGATCGTCAAGCCCTCGGAGCGGACGCCGCTGTCGACGCTGCGATTCATGCGTCACTTCAGCGAGCTTCCCGCGGGGCTGGTCTCGTGTGTCACCGGCGACGGAGAGACCGCCCAGTCGCTGATCCGGTCGGCCGACACCGACGCGATCGCCTTCACCGGCGGCGTCGAGACCGGCCGGAAGGTGAATGCGGCGGCCGCCGAGGGGATCAAGCCGAGCGTCATCGAGGCGGGCGGGAACGACCCGATGATCGTCTCCGAGCACGCCCCGATGGAGGTCGCGATCGCCGGCTCCGCGACCGCGGCGTTTCACCTCTCCGGGCAGGTCTGCACCTCCTCCGAGCGGTTCTTCGTCCACGAGGCCGTTCACGACGAGTTCGTCGACGGGCTCGTCGAGATGGCGAGCGGTCTCCGGATCGGCAACGGCCTGGAGGACGCCGAGATCGGCCCACTGGTCGACGAGCGCGCCCGTGACGAGGTCGACCGGCAGGTCCGGTCGGCGGTCGAGGCCGGCGCCACCGTCGAACACGGCGGGCGCGTCCCGCCGGACCGGGACGTCGGCTGGTTCTACGAGCCGACCGTGCTGACCGACGTGACGCCGGAGATGGAGGTCATGAAGGCGGAGACGTTCGGTCCGGTGGCGCCGATCTGCTCGGTCTCCTCGTTCGAGGAGGCGCTCGAGCTCGCGAACGACACCGAGTTCGGCCTCGGCGCCTCGGTGTTCACCACCGACCTCGAGGAGGCGATGCGCTCCTACGAGGAACTCGAGGCGGGAATGGTCTGGGTCAACAACCCGATGATCGACAACGACGCGATCCCCTTCGGCGGGTGGAAGCACTCCGGGATCGGCCGGGAGCTCGGCAGCGAGGGCCTGAACGCGTTCCGCCGGACGAAGATGGGAGTCATCGACTGGAACCCGTCGCTGCAGGAGTGGTGGTACCCCTATCCCGACGATTGGTTCTACAGCAGCGGCGGCGAGCGGTTCTGA
- a CDS encoding ROK family protein yields the protein MMDFVGVDLGASNVRAAVGDRTGEIHATARARTPAGPTGEAVTDAVLEVATAACAAADVDPTDVAGAGVASMGRLDLAVGAVASAPNVDADVGPIQLVGPLASLLDLDRDAVTLRSDTQAGAVGERFHAHPDVANLVYLTISSGIGAGVIADGEPLSGRDANAGEVGHITIAPEGVMTCGCGREGHWEAYCSGNNVPRFARALHERDPVDTAVPIADEGFDAADVYAHAGTDAFADRVLERVTALNVRGVAAVVHAYAPQVLVLGGAVATNNPETVVDPIRRRLPGELVVDMPEVALAELGDDAALAGALALAIPESEPS from the coding sequence ATGATGGACTTCGTGGGCGTCGACCTCGGGGCAAGCAACGTTCGTGCGGCCGTCGGGGATCGGACCGGCGAAATCCACGCCACTGCACGTGCACGAACGCCGGCCGGTCCGACCGGCGAGGCGGTCACCGACGCGGTTCTGGAAGTCGCCACGGCGGCGTGTGCGGCCGCCGACGTCGATCCGACCGACGTGGCGGGCGCCGGCGTCGCATCGATGGGGCGACTCGACCTCGCGGTCGGCGCGGTCGCGAGCGCGCCGAACGTCGACGCGGACGTGGGGCCGATCCAGCTCGTCGGTCCGCTCGCGTCGCTGCTCGATCTCGACCGGGACGCCGTCACCCTGCGCAGCGACACGCAGGCGGGCGCGGTCGGGGAGCGGTTCCACGCCCACCCGGACGTCGCGAATCTGGTCTACCTGACCATCTCCTCGGGAATCGGTGCGGGCGTGATCGCTGACGGCGAGCCCCTCTCGGGACGGGACGCCAACGCCGGCGAGGTCGGCCATATTACGATCGCCCCCGAGGGCGTGATGACCTGCGGCTGCGGCCGCGAGGGGCACTGGGAGGCGTACTGTTCGGGGAACAACGTTCCCCGGTTCGCCCGGGCGCTACACGAGCGCGACCCCGTCGACACGGCGGTCCCGATCGCGGACGAGGGGTTCGACGCGGCGGACGTCTACGCACACGCGGGCACGGACGCGTTCGCGGACCGCGTCCTCGAGCGCGTGACGGCGCTGAACGTCCGCGGGGTCGCGGCCGTCGTTCACGCGTACGCGCCGCAGGTCCTCGTGCTCGGCGGCGCGGTGGCGACCAACAACCCCGAGACCGTCGTGGACCCGATTCGCCGGCGCCTTCCCGGGGAGCTCGTGGTCGATATGCCCGAGGTCGCGCTCGCGGAGCTCGGCGACGACGCCGCCCTCGCAGGCGCGCTCGCGCTGGCGATTCCGGAATCGGAACCGTCGTGA
- a CDS encoding glycosyltransferase: protein MSDGATIAFFTEAAYGPALNSVGIAQVCRERGHEPVFICDPSMEGVFEEYGFEEHYVPMSDPDADAGWEEFINTHIPNFDKAPIDQLDNYVEETYEAIVASAEWAETELPEVLEEIDPDLIVVDNVILFPSTKQYGVPWVRITSCSENEIPDPNIPPHLSGARADDVEHYHEFQQRYEEVIGDVHERFNEFLADHGEDPYPRGLFYETSPYLNLLKYPERLRWDRWNELDPDRFAYLNGCIREENESYEVPDLEADDDAPLLYLSFGSLGAGDTDLMKRLIEFLGTQEYRCLVNVGDYEDAYDDVEVPGNVAIESWFPQQTVIERADVVIHHGGNNTFNECLYYGTPAIVMPYVWDGHDNATRVDETDHGIKLHRSDWTDDELAGAIGTCLTDETIRENVDRTAEDMQSSDGRKKAATLLEDVLETHG, encoded by the coding sequence ATGAGCGACGGCGCCACGATCGCCTTCTTCACGGAGGCGGCGTACGGTCCAGCGCTCAACTCGGTCGGGATCGCTCAAGTGTGTCGCGAGCGCGGCCACGAGCCGGTGTTCATCTGCGACCCGAGCATGGAGGGCGTCTTCGAGGAGTACGGCTTCGAGGAGCACTACGTGCCGATGTCCGACCCGGACGCCGACGCGGGGTGGGAGGAGTTCATCAACACCCACATCCCGAACTTCGACAAGGCCCCGATCGACCAGCTCGACAACTACGTCGAGGAGACCTACGAGGCGATCGTGGCCTCCGCGGAGTGGGCCGAGACGGAGCTTCCCGAGGTCCTCGAGGAGATCGATCCGGACCTGATCGTGGTCGACAACGTGATCCTCTTCCCCTCCACCAAGCAGTACGGCGTCCCCTGGGTCCGGATCACGTCGTGTTCGGAGAACGAGATCCCCGACCCGAACATTCCGCCGCACCTGTCCGGCGCCCGCGCGGACGACGTCGAGCACTACCACGAGTTCCAACAGCGCTACGAGGAGGTCATCGGGGACGTCCACGAGCGGTTCAACGAGTTCCTGGCCGATCACGGCGAGGACCCGTACCCGCGGGGACTGTTCTACGAGACGTCGCCGTACCTGAACCTCCTGAAGTACCCCGAGCGGCTCCGCTGGGACCGCTGGAACGAGCTCGATCCGGACCGCTTTGCGTACCTCAACGGGTGCATCCGCGAGGAGAACGAGTCCTACGAGGTCCCGGATCTCGAAGCCGACGACGATGCACCCTTGCTGTACCTCAGCTTCGGCAGCCTCGGCGCCGGCGACACGGACCTGATGAAGCGGCTGATCGAGTTCCTCGGGACGCAGGAGTACCGCTGTCTCGTCAACGTCGGCGACTACGAGGACGCCTACGACGACGTCGAGGTCCCCGGCAACGTGGCGATCGAGAGCTGGTTCCCCCAGCAGACGGTCATCGAACGGGCCGACGTGGTGATCCACCACGGCGGCAACAACACGTTCAACGAGTGTCTCTACTACGGAACGCCGGCGATCGTGATGCCGTACGTCTGGGACGGCCACGACAACGCCACGCGCGTCGACGAGACCGACCACGGGATCAAGCTGCATCGGTCGGACTGGACCGACGACGAGCTCGCGGGAGCGATCGGGACGTGTCTCACCGACGAGACGATCCGGGAGAACGTTGACCGTACCGCCGAGGACATGCAGTCCAGCGACGGCCGGAAGAAGGCAGCGACGCTGCTCGAGGACGTCCTGGAGACCCATGGCTGA
- a CDS encoding IclR family transcriptional regulator, which yields MGSDSGDGRRLETVRNAFEIVESLKRREGARLTDLATEFDVSDGTMHAYLNTLRADGLVYKADGEYRLSLEWFTLGTELRERMPVYRHGKGPADDLARRTGDLVYLAVEQRGRVYYLYPTRGDDAPEPATSVGTVRPLHAVSAGKVLLAAMPDGKRESVLENLTFEPVTEKTIVDREEFREELDRITDQGYALNDEEEFLGSRTVATSIAHPDRGVAGAICASGPKTRFDDDYIDDLLPALKETANRIEINLQRS from the coding sequence ATGGGATCGGATTCCGGCGACGGACGGCGGCTCGAAACGGTCCGAAACGCCTTCGAGATCGTGGAGTCCCTCAAGCGGCGCGAGGGCGCGAGGCTCACGGACCTGGCGACCGAGTTCGACGTCTCCGACGGAACGATGCACGCGTATCTGAACACGCTGCGTGCCGACGGGCTAGTATATAAGGCCGACGGCGAGTACCGTCTCTCGTTGGAGTGGTTCACGCTGGGGACCGAGCTTCGCGAACGGATGCCGGTCTACCGCCACGGGAAGGGGCCGGCGGACGATCTGGCGCGACGAACGGGTGACCTCGTCTACCTGGCGGTCGAGCAGCGCGGGCGCGTATACTACCTCTATCCGACGCGCGGCGACGACGCCCCCGAGCCCGCGACGTCCGTCGGAACGGTTCGACCGCTTCACGCCGTCTCCGCCGGCAAGGTGCTGTTGGCGGCGATGCCCGACGGGAAGCGAGAGAGCGTCCTCGAGAACCTCACTTTCGAGCCGGTCACCGAGAAGACCATCGTCGACCGCGAGGAGTTCCGCGAGGAGCTCGACCGCATCACCGACCAGGGATACGCGCTCAACGACGAGGAGGAGTTCCTCGGTTCCCGCACCGTCGCGACGAGCATCGCCCACCCCGACCGCGGCGTGGCCGGCGCGATCTGCGCCAGCGGGCCGAAGACCCGGTTCGATGACGACTACATCGACGACCTGCTCCCGGCCCTCAAGGAGACGGCCAACCGGATCGAGATCAACCTCCAGCGGTCCTGA
- a CDS encoding phosphohexomutase domain-containing protein, whose protein sequence is MDGITFGTGGWRAAGDEFTDERVRAVGQAVATYLRETESDSGGTVAVGYDARATSEDAAESLADVLSGNGFDVLLTDRDRPTPVLAYAVADRGLDGGVMVTASHNPPEYNGVKFIPSDANSAMPAVTEAIEARLEPPRSLPKADHGSVERFDPVSAHATHARDLVADYLDIDLSGLTVVYDAIHGSGRGVTDALLEDAGATVIRRRCDRDPTFGGQAPEPGPETLAGLPEAVADHDADLGIANDGDADRISICTPERGVLNGHLLFAGVFDALLEDAGARGPAVRTVSTTFLIDRIAAAHDVAVHEVPVGFKWVADGMVAHDGLFGGEESGGYTVRGHIGTKDGVLIALLAAAAAAAEPFDDRIDRLFETHGRIYADKRSVACEEAAKPRLVEALEADVPDLIAGEPVAETVTVDGFKFLLDDGSWILLRPSGTEPKIRVYAETTDPDRLEPLLEAGSDLVAARLGGTKED, encoded by the coding sequence ATGGACGGGATAACCTTCGGCACCGGCGGTTGGCGGGCGGCGGGAGACGAGTTCACGGACGAGCGCGTACGGGCGGTTGGGCAGGCCGTCGCGACGTATCTCCGGGAGACCGAATCGGATTCGGGCGGCACGGTCGCGGTGGGCTACGACGCCCGAGCCACCTCGGAGGACGCCGCCGAGAGCCTCGCGGACGTCCTGTCGGGCAACGGGTTCGATGTGCTTCTCACTGACCGGGACCGCCCGACGCCGGTGCTCGCGTACGCCGTCGCCGACCGCGGTCTCGACGGCGGGGTGATGGTGACCGCCTCACACAACCCGCCGGAGTACAACGGCGTGAAGTTCATCCCGTCGGACGCGAACTCCGCGATGCCGGCGGTCACCGAGGCCATCGAGGCGCGCCTCGAGCCGCCGCGCAGCCTCCCGAAGGCGGATCACGGCTCGGTCGAGCGGTTCGACCCCGTTTCGGCCCACGCCACCCACGCGAGGGACCTCGTCGCCGACTACCTCGATATCGATCTCTCGGGGTTGACGGTGGTGTACGACGCGATCCACGGCAGCGGGCGCGGGGTCACGGACGCGCTGCTGGAGGACGCGGGGGCGACCGTGATCCGCCGGCGGTGTGACCGGGACCCGACCTTCGGCGGCCAGGCACCGGAGCCGGGCCCGGAGACGCTCGCGGGCCTCCCCGAGGCGGTGGCCGACCACGACGCCGACCTCGGGATCGCCAACGACGGCGACGCCGACCGGATCTCGATCTGCACGCCCGAACGGGGCGTGCTGAACGGCCACCTCCTCTTTGCGGGGGTCTTCGACGCGCTGCTCGAGGACGCGGGAGCGAGGGGGCCGGCGGTCCGCACCGTCTCGACGACGTTCCTGATCGACCGGATCGCCGCGGCCCACGACGTCGCCGTCCACGAGGTGCCCGTCGGGTTCAAGTGGGTCGCCGACGGGATGGTCGCCCACGACGGGCTCTTCGGCGGCGAGGAGTCCGGCGGGTACACGGTCCGGGGCCACATCGGCACGAAGGACGGCGTGCTGATCGCCCTCCTCGCCGCTGCTGCGGCCGCCGCGGAGCCCTTCGACGACCGGATCGACCGTCTCTTCGAGACCCACGGCCGGATCTACGCGGACAAGCGGAGCGTGGCGTGTGAGGAGGCGGCGAAACCCCGGCTCGTCGAGGCGCTCGAGGCCGACGTTCCCGACCTGATCGCGGGCGAGCCGGTCGCCGAGACCGTCACCGTCGACGGGTTCAAGTTCCTGCTCGATGACGGCTCGTGGATCCTCCTCCGCCCGAGCGGAACCGAGCCGAAGATCCGCGTGTACGCGGAGACCACCGATCCGGACCGGCTCGAGCCGCTCCTCGAGGCCGGCAGCGACCTGGTCGCCGCCAGGCTCGGCGGGACGAAAGAGGACTGA